From the Aquarana catesbeiana isolate 2022-GZ linkage group LG10, ASM4218655v1, whole genome shotgun sequence genome, the window ACCCCCAAGATCCCTCATCCTGTCACCCCTCTAGATCTTCACATCCAGACCTTCTAGAACTTcccatcctgacaccccccaaGATCCCTTATCCTCTCACCCCATCCTGTCCTCCTGGAACTTCCCATTCTGTCATCTCCAAGATCCCTCACCTTGTCACCCACTCTAAATTTTCCCATCGTGTCTGCTTTTATCTCCTAATCCTATCATCTCCAAGGTCCCTCATCCTGTCACCCCTCTAGATCTTACCTTCCGGACCTCCTAGAACTTCCCATCCTCGCACCACCCAAGATCCCTTATCCTCCACCCCATCCTATCCTCCTGGAACTTCCCATCCTGACATCTTCAAGATCCCTCACCTTTATTTTCCCATTGTGTCCTCTTATATCTCCTCATCCTGTCACCCCTCTAGATCTGCTTATCCAGACCTCTTAGAACTTCCCATCCTGACAACCCCCAAGATCCCTTATCCTCTCACCCCATCCTGTCCTCCTTGAGCTTCCCATCCTGACACCTCCAAGATCCCTCACCATGTCACCCCTCTAGATTTTCCCATCTTGTCCTTTTATTTCTCCCCATGCTGGCACTTCCAAGATCCCTCACCCTGTCACCTCTCTATATCTTCCCATCTTGTCTTCTCATATGTCCTCATCCTGTCACCTCCAAGGTCCCTCACTCTGTCACCCCTCTAGATCTTCCCATCCAATAACCTCCTAAACCTCCCCATCCTGGCATCTCCAAGGTTTCTCATTCAGCCACCCTCTACGTCCTTCCATCCAATGTCCTTCCAGATCTCCCCATCCTGTCAACTTAAAAGATCCCTCATCCTGTTGCCTCTCTATGTtctcccatcccatgtcctcttagCATTCCCTCCAGCTTTATTCTGGTTTCTCCTGACATTAGTCATTTTTCTCTCTATCCATGCAATCACTATGTAGTTACTAACCATCTCTTATCTTGTTTTGTGCAGCTGAGGAAGCCTGCCATTGAGAAGATGAGGAGAGATCGCATTAACAGCAGCATCGACCAGCTGCGTCTCCTACTGGAGAAAGAGTTCCAGAAACTACAACTGCCCTCCAAACCGGAGAAGGCCGACATACTGGAGATGACGGTCACCTTCCTGCAGCAGCAGATGGCTAAGAAAAGTAAGTGTCCCCTTGTCATTGATTTTATTATTCTTGCTGAGAGATGTTAGTATTTAGGAATGTAGAAGGTGACAGTGGACTTCATATAACTGACATGTGTCTTGTCTATTCCAGATGTGACAGCAACCTCCATCCAAGCCCATAGAGAAGGCTACTCCACCTGCTTCCAGGACTCTGTGAACTTCCTATCCCTGCACACACAGACAGACGCTCAACAGCAGCTTCTTCAGACCCTCCATGGGGCTCAGATGGTAACCAGCACTCCATGTCCTTCTGTATTCCCCATCTCACAGACCCCCAGCAAGAACAGCCCTCCAGACAGCAGCAAAACCCTATGGAGACCCTGGTAGAGACTCGTCTCCACTTCTCAGGACTGTGAGCTGAGTACATAGAGTTGGGTGTACAAGGAGCATACCTGACCTGACAGCTGTACATGGGGATCTGATCCCTATCACTGTATCTTCTCATAAGGATAGAGAGTACGCTTATTCTGAAGTGGCCGTAATCACAATGTGACCTGATATTACTGTTTGTTATATATTGGGGGCAGATCATAGCTCTGCTGCGTTCCTATATGGAATTTTTGTATATCTgtccatatgtgtatatataaatatatatatatatatatatatatatatatatatatatatatatatgcattattacTCTATATGAATAGAGATAATGGAAATTATTAATAGAGTTTATTCACTGTGTGATCTCGTATTATGAGTGGAGCAGATTTCAGCTCATTTAAATtccaatatagaaaatatactgtatacatatatgtatgtataatattaTATTGGAGAGTAAGCTTATGGTAGTTATTATAGAGTTTATTCACTATGTGATCTCTGCTATAATTTGCATATTACTTCAGCTCATCTGAATTCCattatagattttatatatacagtatatgtatatatatatatatatatatatatatatatatatatatatatagacatagatctatatatagatctatatctattagAAAGTAAGCTTTTGATTAAG encodes:
- the LOC141111377 gene encoding transcription factor HES-5-like, which encodes MSPSSSPLLHGADRQLTQQPRKLRKPAIEKMRRDRINSSIDQLRLLLEKEFQKLQLPSKPEKADILEMTVTFLQQQMAKKNVTATSIQAHREGYSTCFQDSVNFLSLHTQTDAQQQLLQTLHGAQMVTSTPCPSVFPISQTPSKNSPPDSSKTLWRPW